Proteins encoded by one window of Spirochaeta isovalerica:
- a CDS encoding amidohydrolase family protein gives MKSSIYGELIYTGKKVIKDSYINFNGNLITGISSEPEGVVLEKAPVITPAFIDPHCHIGMIRSGEPGSEAEANDHIDPIIPNGDALDSVQMDDAAFTASIECGTLYSCALPGSGNIIGGHSAVLRNYGTTTTKALIRRAGIKAAFGYNPMSVREWKGSRPYTRMGALSLLKRRFDDVKIQAGKGEPLTGDDQVILDILEKKQTLRVHVHKTDDIASLLRLVDAYDLKITVEHTCDVFSDEIYRELAERGISVIYGPMDSLAYKVELKHDNWRNIKPLVESGVKFGLMTDHPVILQKTLYLQLRWFLRIGYTKEQALEIITRTNAEIIGLDDILGTLEKNKWASFVLWNGDPFDLGHYPLSCYGEGELVYREK, from the coding sequence ATGAAATCATCAATATACGGCGAATTAATTTACACAGGAAAAAAAGTCATAAAAGACTCATACATCAATTTCAATGGCAACCTGATTACCGGCATCAGCAGTGAGCCGGAAGGTGTCGTTCTGGAAAAAGCTCCGGTTATCACGCCGGCTTTTATCGATCCCCATTGTCATATCGGAATGATCCGCTCCGGCGAACCGGGAAGCGAAGCGGAAGCCAATGACCATATCGACCCCATAATCCCGAACGGCGACGCTCTTGATTCAGTCCAGATGGACGATGCGGCGTTCACCGCTTCCATCGAATGCGGAACGCTTTACTCCTGCGCTCTACCGGGAAGCGGCAATATCATCGGAGGACACTCTGCCGTATTGAGAAACTACGGGACCACGACAACCAAGGCCCTGATCAGGCGGGCGGGAATCAAAGCGGCCTTCGGCTACAACCCCATGTCGGTCCGCGAATGGAAAGGCTCCCGACCCTACACGAGAATGGGAGCCCTTTCGCTCCTGAAGAGACGATTTGACGATGTGAAAATACAGGCGGGGAAAGGAGAGCCTCTTACGGGAGATGATCAGGTTATCCTCGATATTCTGGAAAAAAAACAAACGCTGAGGGTTCATGTCCACAAAACTGACGATATCGCTTCCCTGCTCCGACTGGTTGATGCATACGATCTGAAAATTACTGTGGAACACACCTGCGATGTTTTCAGCGATGAAATTTACCGCGAACTGGCGGAGCGTGGAATTTCAGTTATCTACGGACCCATGGATTCACTGGCCTATAAAGTCGAACTGAAGCACGACAACTGGAGAAACATCAAACCGCTCGTTGAGTCGGGAGTCAAATTCGGCCTTATGACCGATCACCCGGTTATTCTTCAGAAAACCCTTTACCTGCAGCTCCGCTGGTTTCTCAGAATCGGCTACACGAAAGAGCAGGCACTGGAGATCATAACAAGGACCAATGCGGAAATTATCGGCCTGGATGATATACTGGGAACGCTGGAAAAGAACAAATGGGCTTCCTTCGTTCTCTGGAACGGCGATCCCTTTGATCTCGGTCACTACCCTCTGTCCTGCTATGGAGAAGGCGAGTTGGTATATAGAGAGAAATGA
- a CDS encoding PspA/IM30 family protein, protein MGIFRRGKDIINSNINAMLDKAEDPEKMIKLMMQEMEDTLVDLKSSIAAKMASRTQAQKDLKVLEGRLNRWTERSELAVEKGRDDLAKEALIEKKKANDDLQAVQRDIDHLTQIIDETKNNILTLEEKLQTVIQKHKLLIQRAIHAKEKKEVNQTIRHATGAEAMVRFNEFENKIERMEAEAEMTTVGKSSLESEFAKMESGSDVEEELEELKKTMKKKSAPKAEAK, encoded by the coding sequence ATGGGTATTTTTAGAAGAGGAAAAGACATTATCAATTCAAATATAAACGCGATGCTGGACAAAGCGGAAGATCCTGAAAAAATGATCAAATTGATGATGCAGGAAATGGAAGACACGCTGGTTGATCTCAAATCATCCATCGCTGCCAAAATGGCGTCGAGAACACAGGCTCAGAAGGATCTGAAGGTTCTGGAAGGAAGATTGAACAGATGGACGGAAAGATCGGAATTGGCTGTCGAAAAGGGCCGCGACGATCTGGCGAAGGAAGCTCTGATCGAAAAGAAAAAAGCCAATGATGATCTTCAGGCTGTTCAGAGAGATATCGATCACCTGACACAGATAATCGATGAAACCAAAAACAATATCCTCACTCTCGAGGAAAAACTGCAGACAGTCATTCAGAAGCACAAGCTTCTTATCCAGAGAGCGATTCACGCTAAAGAAAAGAAAGAAGTGAATCAGACTATCCGCCATGCCACCGGCGCGGAAGCCATGGTGCGTTTCAACGAGTTTGAAAACAAAATCGAAAGAATGGAAGCGGAAGCGGAAATGACAACAGTGGGGAAAAGCAGCCTTGAATCGGAATTCGCGAAAATGGAAAGCGGAAGCGATGTGGAAGAAGAGCTGGAAGAACTCAAAAAAACCATGAAGAAAAAAAGCGCTCCCAAAGCGGAAGCCAAGTAA
- a CDS encoding NAD-dependent protein deacylase, whose protein sequence is METSINLADKVSMDKIVEIMKNSVYTVAFTGAGVSTFSGLKDFRGENGLGRIMEPEKIFDINIFNRDPSFFYQQARELVYDLENIEPSVVHKELARLEKAGALQAVITQNIDRLHQRSGSQRVIEVHGTAETAYCRNCGEKYSYHDIAPVASEGKVPRCRECGGVIKPDITFYGESLPEKAVQEAVDVSSRADLIIALGSTLVVYPAASFIDTALQNGGKLIVVNNQPTPYDRYASALCSDLEEFCSITKKGIK, encoded by the coding sequence GTGGAGACGTCAATCAATCTTGCCGATAAGGTTTCTATGGATAAAATTGTCGAAATTATGAAAAACTCAGTTTACACTGTCGCTTTTACCGGAGCGGGTGTTTCTACTTTTTCCGGTCTGAAAGATTTCCGCGGGGAAAACGGCCTGGGCAGAATAATGGAGCCGGAGAAGATTTTCGATATCAATATCTTTAACAGAGACCCTTCCTTCTTTTATCAACAGGCAAGGGAGCTGGTTTACGACCTGGAGAATATTGAGCCCTCTGTGGTCCACAAAGAACTTGCACGGCTGGAGAAAGCCGGTGCGCTACAGGCTGTCATAACCCAGAATATTGACAGGCTCCATCAGCGCTCCGGATCTCAGAGAGTCATTGAGGTCCATGGAACGGCGGAAACCGCCTACTGCCGTAACTGCGGCGAGAAGTATTCTTACCATGATATCGCTCCAGTCGCTTCGGAGGGGAAAGTCCCCCGGTGCCGGGAATGCGGCGGAGTAATAAAGCCGGATATCACCTTTTACGGAGAATCGCTTCCCGAAAAGGCTGTTCAGGAAGCTGTAGACGTGAGCTCAAGGGCTGATCTTATTATCGCTCTCGGATCGACTCTGGTTGTTTATCCCGCGGCTTCATTTATCGATACGGCGCTTCAGAACGGAGGAAAACTGATTGTGGTAAACAATCAGCCGACTCCCTACGACAGATATGCATCGGCACTCTGTTCCGACCTCGAGGAATTCTGCAGCATAACGAAA
- a CDS encoding response regulator, producing MSEKMTVLVAEDHPVNMKIIRFMLEKENCQVHGAENGLEAVKLFSELHPDLVILDIQMPEMDGLDACREIRRIEKEKGLKRTPISALSANASTEDREEAHNAGMDHFVSKPVTIDNISGLLDKVTSRDLSEETETGGAEDFGYGKLLETFGGNVDIVKSLLREFLDGLPDMMDRVNRFEAEGDFDSLERTAHTLKGQMLNLHSSAASEAFALLERAAREQNKERVIKYRERCDDLVVELIQVVQSYL from the coding sequence ATGAGCGAAAAGATGACGGTTCTCGTTGCCGAGGACCATCCCGTCAATATGAAAATAATCCGCTTCATGCTGGAAAAAGAGAATTGCCAGGTTCATGGAGCGGAAAACGGCCTGGAAGCCGTTAAGCTCTTCTCAGAGCTCCATCCGGATCTGGTGATTCTGGATATACAAATGCCCGAAATGGACGGCCTGGATGCCTGCAGGGAAATCCGGCGGATTGAAAAGGAAAAGGGCTTGAAAAGAACCCCTATCTCCGCTCTATCTGCCAATGCTTCGACGGAAGACAGAGAAGAAGCGCACAATGCCGGAATGGATCATTTTGTCTCCAAGCCGGTAACGATCGACAACATCTCCGGGCTCCTGGACAAAGTGACCTCCCGGGATCTGTCCGAAGAGACTGAAACCGGAGGCGCAGAGGATTTCGGATACGGGAAACTTCTGGAGACATTCGGAGGTAACGTTGACATTGTAAAATCCCTGCTCAGAGAATTCCTTGACGGCCTGCCGGATATGATGGATCGAGTGAATCGTTTTGAAGCTGAGGGCGATTTCGATTCCCTCGAAAGGACAGCTCACACTCTCAAAGGCCAGATGCTGAATCTTCACTCTTCCGCAGCGTCAGAAGCCTTTGCCTTACTGGAAAGAGCGGCGAGAGAACAGAATAAGGAAAGAGTTATAAAATACAGAGAACGGTGTGACGATCTTGTTGTGGAACTGATCCAGGTTGTCCAGAGCTATCTCTGA
- a CDS encoding sigma 54-interacting transcriptional regulator — MKEYSASAKEALGESEVFLDFQQHLSRAAKVNRPMLIIGERGTGKELAASRLHFLSERWDKPFVTMNCASLPPGLIESELFGHEAGAFTGASGRRKGRFEEADGGTLFLDEIGLIPMEVQEKILRAVEYGTFERVGSSYTHEVDVRIIGATNDDLPAKCEQGKFKEDLLDRLSFEVLFVPPLRVREEDILLLAFHFAARMNRELGRSDDITFSDDIIDKMVSFHWPGNVRQLKNVVERAVYTCSDGLIKEVKLDPFENPFREKIPDEAITTADIPIENYKTAMKELEIDFIRRALKKCGGKQKDAAEMMQLTYDQFRGLYRKYSDELAEDD; from the coding sequence ATGAAAGAGTACTCTGCCAGCGCTAAGGAAGCTCTGGGCGAATCGGAAGTCTTCCTTGATTTTCAGCAGCATCTCAGTCGGGCCGCCAAGGTCAACCGACCCATGCTTATAATAGGTGAGCGCGGGACAGGTAAGGAATTGGCTGCTTCGAGACTTCACTTCCTTTCCGAGCGATGGGACAAGCCTTTCGTTACCATGAACTGCGCTTCCCTGCCTCCCGGATTGATCGAATCCGAGCTCTTCGGCCATGAAGCCGGAGCGTTCACAGGCGCTTCCGGAAGACGGAAAGGGCGGTTTGAGGAAGCGGACGGCGGGACATTGTTTCTCGACGAGATCGGGCTCATTCCCATGGAGGTTCAGGAAAAAATTCTTCGGGCCGTGGAGTACGGTACATTCGAAAGGGTGGGCAGTTCCTACACCCATGAAGTGGATGTGAGAATCATAGGTGCCACCAATGATGATCTGCCGGCCAAATGCGAACAGGGAAAATTTAAAGAAGACCTGCTCGACAGGCTTTCTTTCGAAGTTCTCTTCGTCCCCCCTTTAAGAGTTCGGGAAGAGGATATCCTTCTTCTGGCTTTTCATTTCGCTGCCCGGATGAACCGCGAACTCGGAAGGAGTGACGATATCACTTTTTCCGATGATATCATTGATAAAATGGTAAGTTTTCACTGGCCCGGCAATGTACGGCAGCTCAAGAATGTGGTGGAACGGGCTGTTTACACCTGTTCCGATGGACTCATCAAAGAAGTAAAACTCGATCCTTTTGAAAATCCTTTCAGGGAAAAAATTCCCGATGAAGCCATTACGACGGCGGATATCCCGATTGAGAATTATAAAACGGCAATGAAAGAACTGGAAATCGATTTTATCCGCCGCGCCTTGAAGAAGTGCGGCGGCAAGCAGAAAGATGCCGCCGAAATGATGCAATTGACATACGATCAATTCCGCGGGCTTTATCGCAAATACAGTGATGAGCTTGCCGAAGATGATTAG